In the Clostridium beijerinckii genome, one interval contains:
- the spoIID gene encoding stage II sporulation protein D → MKIINARTTSIKISNNVKIIAAMTLIIFTILIALPIAFLENGKGKIDSFNLSDKDIMKSSKITFPSNGKVKLYHRSEDRVEEIDLEEYVMGVVASEVPANFEEEALKAQAVAARTFYMSKRNNPNKEEKEKGAEICDTTHCQVYMSKDERISKWSKSEAESNWEKIQKAVLDTKGQVLTYDGSVLEYPQFFATSSGKTEDAKDVFSMDVPYLKSEDSKGEEIAPKYKTSTQIPINDFINKINSKYKGVNANKSNLSSLIKILSFTEAGSVKEIKIGNEIVKGTEFRTLFNLNSTNFTLDFQQDSVEVNCKGYGHGVGMSQWGANAMAKSGSKYDEILKHYYSGVEIQEINYN, encoded by the coding sequence ATGAAGATAATTAATGCTAGGACTACAAGTATAAAGATTAGCAATAATGTGAAAATAATTGCAGCTATGACTTTGATCATTTTTACTATATTAATAGCATTACCAATAGCTTTCTTAGAAAATGGTAAAGGGAAAATTGATTCGTTTAACTTGAGTGACAAAGATATAATGAAGAGTTCAAAAATAACATTTCCGTCTAATGGTAAAGTTAAGCTATATCATAGGTCAGAAGATAGAGTTGAGGAAATAGATTTGGAAGAGTATGTAATGGGAGTAGTTGCGAGTGAAGTACCAGCTAATTTTGAGGAAGAAGCTTTGAAAGCTCAAGCTGTTGCAGCAAGAACATTTTATATGAGTAAAAGAAATAACCCTAATAAAGAAGAAAAAGAGAAAGGAGCTGAAATTTGTGATACAACCCACTGCCAAGTATATATGAGTAAGGATGAGAGAATCTCTAAATGGAGTAAAAGTGAAGCTGAAAGTAATTGGGAGAAGATACAAAAGGCAGTTCTAGATACAAAAGGGCAAGTTCTTACTTATGACGGTTCAGTGTTGGAATATCCTCAATTTTTTGCAACCAGCTCTGGAAAAACAGAAGATGCAAAAGATGTATTTTCTATGGATGTACCATATTTAAAATCAGAAGACAGTAAGGGTGAAGAAATTGCACCTAAATATAAGACGAGCACACAAATTCCTATAAACGATTTTATAAATAAAATTAATTCTAAATATAAAGGTGTTAATGCTAATAAAAGTAATTTGTCATCACTAATTAAGATATTAAGTTTTACAGAAGCTGGAAGTGTAAAAGAAATAAAAATAGGCAATGAGATTGTTAAAGGAACTGAATTTAGGACATTGTTCAATTTGAATTCGACCAATTTCACATTAGACTTTCAACAAGATTCTGTAGAAGTTAACTGCAAGGGTTATGGCCACGGTGTAGGGATGAGCCAATGGGGGGCTAATGCGATGGCAAAGAGTGGATCGAAGTATGATGAAATTCTTAAACATTACTATAGCGGAGTCGAAATCCAAGAAATAAATTACAACTAA
- a CDS encoding M23 family metallopeptidase, with the protein MDKNLKEKLKNLFRKEGFYIALFLCLCIVVTVGTISYKMLNSKNQVNKTEDVNKDLTMNSGNEGNSNNSVQNAERVENAQNNSNKDNADKTKIEKAASVSTNNTVTFVNPIDGVESRKYTYPAPVKMEEGVFRTIRGINLQSTVGSEVKAAADGVVEVAENTGVEEGVVVEIKHANGLKTRYGNLDANLSVKKGDKVKANQVIAKVGDSAKVFSKDVFGEFLNLQVINANGEQVNPEKYFNLKSK; encoded by the coding sequence TTGGACAAAAATTTAAAAGAAAAACTTAAAAACTTATTTAGGAAGGAGGGATTTTATATCGCCTTATTCCTATGTCTCTGTATTGTAGTAACTGTTGGAACTATCTCTTATAAAATGCTCAACAGCAAAAACCAAGTTAATAAAACAGAAGACGTAAATAAAGATCTAACAATGAATTCTGGAAATGAAGGAAATTCTAATAATTCAGTTCAAAATGCTGAAAGAGTAGAGAATGCTCAAAATAATAGTAATAAAGACAATGCAGATAAAACAAAAATAGAAAAGGCTGCATCAGTATCTACAAATAATACGGTAACATTTGTAAATCCTATAGATGGAGTAGAAAGTAGAAAATATACTTATCCTGCGCCAGTTAAGATGGAAGAAGGAGTTTTCAGAACTATTAGAGGTATTAATCTACAATCAACAGTAGGATCAGAAGTAAAGGCAGCAGCAGATGGTGTTGTGGAAGTTGCAGAAAATACTGGTGTTGAAGAAGGGGTTGTAGTAGAAATTAAACATGCTAATGGCCTAAAGACAAGATACGGAAATCTTGATGCAAACTTATCAGTAAAAAAAGGAGATAAGGTTAAAGCAAATCAAGTTATTGCAAAAGTAGGAGATAGCGCAAAGGTATTTAGTAAAGATGTATTTGGTGAATTTTTAAATTTACAAGTAATTAATGCTAATGGAGAACAAGTTAATCCAGAAAAATATTTTAATTTAAAATCTAAATAA
- the spoIIID gene encoding sporulation transcriptional regulator SpoIIID has translation MKDYIEERVLDVARYIIDSKATIRKTAKVFGVSKSTIHKDMTERLLKINPEIAQETHSILELNKAERHIRGGKATQMKYKIIES, from the coding sequence TTGAAAGACTATATTGAAGAAAGAGTTTTAGATGTTGCAAGATATATCATAGATTCAAAAGCTACAATAAGAAAAACAGCTAAGGTTTTTGGTGTTAGCAAGAGCACAATTCATAAAGATATGACAGAGAGATTGTTAAAAATTAACCCAGAAATTGCTCAAGAAACTCATTCTATTTTAGAATTAAATAAAGCTGAACGACATATTAGAGGTGGAAAAGCTACACAAATGAAGTATAAAATTATTGAATCTTAG
- a CDS encoding rod shape-determining protein → MCFWRTGIDLAIDLGTATVLVYVKGKGVILKEPSVVAINKNNNKLLAIGEEARKMIGRTPGNIVAVRPLRDGVISDYDITQKMLKEFIKKACGKRSISAPKVIVCVPSQATEVEKRAVIDAAMNSGAKTVHLIEEPLAAAIGAGLDITKPNGCMVVDIGGGTCDIAVISLGGVVERESIKVAGDKFDEAIIKYVRNEYKLMIGEKTAEDLKINIGSAFKNSRNLTCMMKGRNLITGLPDEIEITTEEIRNAIKEPVEIIVDTVKKVLERTPPELASDIIERGILMTGGGALIHGLDKLIEFKTGVVATIAENSVECVANGTGKVLNYIDKLDSQVNSQQIVLIE, encoded by the coding sequence ATGTGCTTTTGGAGAACGGGGATAGACCTCGCAATTGACTTAGGAACGGCAACTGTACTAGTTTACGTAAAAGGTAAAGGGGTAATATTAAAAGAACCTTCTGTTGTAGCCATAAATAAAAATAATAATAAATTGTTGGCTATAGGGGAAGAAGCAAGAAAAATGATAGGAAGAACCCCAGGAAATATTGTTGCAGTAAGGCCATTAAGAGATGGAGTGATTTCTGATTACGATATAACACAAAAAATGCTAAAGGAATTTATAAAAAAAGCGTGCGGGAAAAGAAGTATAAGTGCACCTAAAGTAATTGTTTGTGTACCATCTCAAGCTACAGAAGTAGAAAAGAGAGCTGTTATTGATGCAGCTATGAATTCAGGAGCAAAAACGGTCCATTTAATTGAGGAGCCGCTAGCAGCAGCCATTGGAGCAGGATTAGATATTACTAAGCCGAATGGATGTATGGTAGTGGATATTGGCGGAGGTACTTGTGATATCGCTGTTATCTCATTAGGTGGAGTGGTAGAAAGAGAGTCAATAAAAGTAGCGGGAGACAAGTTCGATGAAGCCATAATAAAATATGTACGTAATGAATATAAATTAATGATAGGTGAGAAAACAGCTGAAGATTTAAAAATAAATATTGGATCAGCATTTAAAAACTCTAGAAATCTAACTTGTATGATGAAAGGTAGAAACCTCATTACAGGATTACCAGATGAAATAGAAATTACAACAGAAGAAATACGAAATGCAATAAAGGAACCTGTGGAAATAATAGTTGATACTGTAAAAAAGGTATTAGAAAGAACACCGCCTGAATTAGCCTCGGATATAATAGAAAGAGGAATATTAATGACTGGTGGGGGGGCTTTAATACATGGGTTAGATAAACTTATAGAGTTTAAGACTGGCGTAGTAGCAACTATAGCCGAGAACTCAGTTGAATGTGTTGCGAACGGTACAGGCAAAGTGCTTAATTATATAGATAAATTAGATAGTCAAGTTAATTCTCAGCAAATAGTTCTTATAGAATAG
- the yyaC gene encoding spore protease YyaC: MSKPDIKLDPKFYYNLALEVKKFISKDTIIVCIGTDKCIGDCLGPLVGSILTENFFPLPVYGTLSSPIHALNIDERLNEIYSNHPNASIIGVDACLGDEDDIGEIRIRDYAIHPGKGVGKELPEVGIASVIGIVDSSDNAEFFFSRSIRLSFIMDMAKIISKIFIDAYSLSHWKYPKI; encoded by the coding sequence TTGAGCAAGCCAGATATTAAACTTGATCCTAAATTTTATTATAATTTAGCTTTAGAAGTTAAAAAATTTATATCAAAAGACACCATAATAGTTTGTATTGGTACTGACAAATGTATTGGGGATTGTTTAGGTCCTCTAGTTGGATCTATACTCACAGAAAACTTTTTTCCTTTACCTGTTTATGGAACTTTATCTTCTCCAATTCATGCTTTGAACATAGATGAACGCTTAAATGAAATATATAGTAATCACCCTAATGCATCAATAATTGGTGTTGATGCCTGCTTAGGTGACGAAGATGATATTGGTGAAATTCGTATAAGGGACTATGCAATACATCCTGGTAAAGGAGTCGGAAAAGAACTTCCCGAGGTAGGAATTGCATCAGTTATAGGCATTGTGGACTCTAGTGATAATGCTGAATTCTTTTTTTCGCGAAGCATAAGACTCTCATTCATTATGGATATGGCTAAAATTATATCCAAAATATTTATTGATGCCTATAGTTTAAGTCACTGGAAATATCCTAAAATTTAG
- the metK gene encoding methionine adenosyltransferase — MRRLFTSESVTEGHPDKMCDQISDAILDAILSKDPMARVACETCTTTGMVMVMGEITTNCYVDIPKVVRETVREIGYDRAKFGFDCDTCSVLTSIDEQSADIAMGVDEAFESKKGEKDEVEAVGAGDQGMMFGFATNETEDFMPLPVYMAHKLSRRLTEVRKNGTLSYLRPDGKTQVTVEYEDNVPKRIDTIVISTQHDEKVTLEQIQEDLKKFVIEAVVPAELLDSETRYFINPTGRFVVGGPQGDSGLTGRKIIVDTYGGYGRHGGGAFSGKDPTKVDRSAAYAARWVAKNLVAAGAADKLEIQLAYAIGVAKPVSIEVETFGTGKVDEDKIVEVVEKVFDLRPGAIIRDLDLRRPIYKQTAAYGHFGRNDLNLPWEQLNKVDEIRKNL, encoded by the coding sequence ATGAGAAGATTATTTACTTCAGAATCAGTTACAGAAGGACATCCTGATAAAATGTGTGACCAAATTTCAGATGCTATACTAGACGCTATTCTATCTAAAGATCCAATGGCTAGAGTTGCTTGTGAAACTTGCACAACAACAGGTATGGTTATGGTAATGGGAGAGATAACAACAAATTGTTATGTTGACATTCCTAAGGTAGTTAGAGAAACAGTAAGAGAAATTGGATATGATAGAGCAAAATTTGGATTTGACTGTGATACATGTTCAGTTCTTACATCGATAGATGAACAATCTGCAGATATAGCTATGGGAGTAGATGAAGCATTTGAGTCAAAAAAAGGTGAAAAAGATGAAGTTGAAGCAGTTGGTGCTGGAGACCAAGGAATGATGTTCGGTTTTGCAACTAATGAAACTGAAGATTTTATGCCGCTTCCAGTATATATGGCTCATAAATTATCAAGAAGACTTACAGAGGTAAGAAAGAATGGTACATTAAGTTACTTAAGACCAGATGGTAAAACTCAAGTAACAGTTGAATATGAAGATAATGTGCCAAAGAGAATTGATACTATAGTTATATCAACACAACATGATGAGAAGGTTACTTTAGAGCAAATTCAGGAAGACCTTAAGAAGTTTGTTATAGAGGCTGTTGTACCAGCAGAATTATTGGACAGTGAGACAAGATATTTCATAAATCCAACTGGAAGATTCGTTGTTGGAGGACCTCAAGGGGATTCGGGATTAACAGGTAGAAAGATAATAGTTGATACTTATGGTGGATATGGCAGACATGGCGGCGGAGCTTTCTCAGGTAAAGATCCAACTAAAGTTGATAGATCAGCTGCATATGCTGCAAGATGGGTTGCTAAGAATTTAGTTGCAGCTGGTGCTGCAGATAAGCTAGAAATTCAATTAGCATATGCAATTGGTGTTGCAAAGCCAGTTTCAATTGAAGTTGAAACATTTGGAACAGGAAAAGTAGATGAAGATAAGATTGTTGAAGTAGTAGAGAAGGTATTTGATTTAAGACCAGGAGCTATAATCAGAGATCTTGACTTAAGAAGACCTATCTATAAGCAAACTGCTGCATATGGACATTTTGGAAGAAATGATCTTAACTTACCATGGGAACAACTAAATAAAGTAGATGAAATAAGAAAAAATCTATAG
- a CDS encoding ATP-dependent RecD-like DNA helicase, giving the protein MEVLNGFVENIVFKSEDTGYVVCRIRNEKTLISAVGTVPFLREGQNVKLTGYWTVHKQFGNQFNIQDYEELLPNSLDGIEKYLSAGIIHGIGPVTAKKIIERFGEETLDIMENHIERLMEIEGIGEKKFQIIYESYIEQQGLKDIILYFHKHGVTNNQCVKIYKKFGPNARQIVSDNPYILCDEISGIGFKTADRIAMSIGIEKNSEFRIQSGIKYVMNQFCSAGNTFMPKNNIIEECENNLLISKELIEKNIYDMAAQQKIIVENINGTEVGFLLQYYYCELGVTSKIITLGLQQIQTINSDVDFEINVFEKEQNIKFAESQREAIIGAFNNGIEIITGGPGTGKTTIIKAIIHIYENNGMKVILGAPTGRAAKRMTESTGREAKTIHRLLEMGISEDDESVFEKGESSPLDCDVIIIDEASMIDIILMQNLLKAINLGTRLIIVGDVDQLPSVGPGNVLKDLIESDYIKVVRLKEIFRQGSESLIVVNAHRINEGQMPLLNQKDRDFFFISEDNQERIANTIMDLINRRLPKFNKSWNKLKDMQVLTPMRKGVLGVTNLNTKLQEMFNASSKDKKEKTSRDIIFREGDKVMQTKNNYTLKWIRVSGYGENEGVGVFNGDLGFIESIDEERKTLTIIFDEERKVIYDFNFLDELDLAYATTIHKSQGSEFKVVIIPVFMGSPFLMNRNLLYTGITRAKQLVVVVGFQKALMYMINNTNSIERYSSLRYRIREIITKDEFEE; this is encoded by the coding sequence ATGGAAGTTCTAAATGGATTTGTTGAGAATATTGTTTTTAAAAGTGAAGATACTGGTTATGTAGTTTGTAGAATTAGAAACGAAAAGACATTAATTAGTGCTGTAGGAACAGTTCCTTTCTTGAGAGAAGGACAAAATGTAAAGTTAACAGGATACTGGACAGTACACAAACAATTTGGTAATCAATTTAATATTCAGGATTATGAAGAACTTCTTCCAAATTCATTAGATGGCATAGAAAAATATTTAAGTGCAGGAATAATACATGGAATTGGACCAGTCACGGCTAAGAAAATAATAGAGAGATTTGGTGAAGAAACTCTAGACATAATGGAAAACCATATTGAGAGGCTTATGGAGATAGAGGGTATAGGGGAAAAGAAATTTCAAATAATATATGAATCCTATATAGAGCAACAAGGTTTAAAAGATATAATCTTATATTTTCATAAACATGGAGTCACTAATAATCAGTGTGTAAAAATATATAAGAAATTTGGTCCAAATGCGAGGCAGATAGTATCTGATAATCCATATATATTATGCGATGAAATATCAGGAATTGGGTTTAAAACAGCTGACAGAATTGCTATGAGCATTGGCATTGAAAAGAATTCAGAGTTTAGAATTCAAAGTGGCATTAAATATGTTATGAATCAATTTTGCTCTGCAGGAAACACATTTATGCCTAAAAATAATATAATAGAAGAATGCGAAAATAATTTGTTAATATCTAAGGAATTAATTGAAAAAAATATATATGACATGGCTGCGCAACAAAAAATTATTGTTGAAAACATAAACGGTACTGAAGTCGGATTTTTGCTTCAATATTATTATTGCGAGCTAGGTGTTACTAGTAAAATAATAACTTTAGGTTTGCAGCAAATTCAGACTATAAACTCGGATGTTGATTTCGAAATTAACGTTTTTGAAAAGGAACAAAATATAAAATTTGCAGAATCACAAAGAGAAGCAATTATTGGCGCATTTAATAATGGTATAGAAATAATTACCGGTGGGCCAGGAACAGGGAAGACTACAATTATAAAGGCAATAATACATATATATGAGAATAATGGAATGAAAGTAATACTTGGGGCACCAACAGGAAGAGCTGCAAAGAGGATGACTGAATCAACAGGGAGAGAAGCTAAAACAATACATAGACTATTAGAAATGGGAATTTCTGAGGATGATGAATCAGTATTTGAAAAAGGAGAATCATCGCCTCTAGATTGTGATGTAATAATAATTGATGAGGCGTCTATGATTGACATTATCTTAATGCAGAATCTACTAAAAGCAATTAATTTAGGAACTAGGTTGATAATTGTGGGAGATGTTGATCAATTACCTTCTGTTGGACCAGGAAATGTGCTAAAAGATCTTATAGAAAGCGATTATATAAAGGTGGTAAGATTAAAAGAGATATTTAGGCAAGGATCAGAAAGTTTAATTGTAGTAAATGCTCATAGAATAAATGAGGGACAGATGCCTTTGCTAAATCAAAAAGATAGAGATTTTTTCTTTATTAGCGAAGATAATCAAGAAAGAATTGCAAATACTATAATGGATCTAATAAATAGAAGACTCCCTAAGTTTAATAAGTCTTGGAATAAACTGAAGGATATGCAGGTTTTAACTCCTATGAGAAAAGGTGTGCTTGGAGTCACAAATTTAAATACGAAGCTTCAAGAAATGTTTAATGCATCATCAAAAGATAAAAAGGAAAAGACTTCTCGAGATATAATTTTCAGAGAAGGTGATAAGGTAATGCAAACAAAAAACAATTATACATTAAAGTGGATTAGGGTTAGTGGTTATGGCGAAAATGAAGGAGTGGGAGTTTTTAATGGTGATCTGGGATTCATAGAAAGCATCGATGAAGAAAGAAAAACACTTACAATCATATTTGATGAAGAAAGAAAAGTTATATATGATTTTAATTTTTTAGATGAGTTGGATTTGGCTTATGCTACTACAATACATAAAAGCCAAGGAAGTGAATTTAAGGTTGTAATAATTCCGGTATTTATGGGATCGCCATTTCTTATGAATCGTAATTTGCTTTATACAGGTATTACGAGGGCAAAACAATTAGTAGTAGTTGTTGGGTTTCAAAAAGCATTAATGTATATGATTAATAATACAAATAGTATAGAAAGATACTCATCTTTGAGATATAGAATAAGAGAGATAATAACCAAAGATGAATTCGAAGAATAA
- a CDS encoding ComF family protein, with protein sequence MGKAFNRIIKSILEGLIEVIYPRENYCIICKEDNCFGICEHCMKSIKTIADSYQDEIISYGYYGGVLKDLILKFKYKSNFTAGDILAEFLEEYIIRNLKYQEYVITYIPLSKKSKKIRGFNQCEYIAKKIANDLSIEALEVLIKDKETKEQKKLKKDERYENIKDAFKIKKGLEIGKYNIILVDDVTTTGATLKEAYKLLRKYQVKDIKLLTLAKSHI encoded by the coding sequence ATGGGAAAAGCGTTTAATAGAATTATAAAAAGTATATTAGAAGGATTAATTGAAGTAATATATCCAAGAGAAAATTATTGCATTATATGTAAAGAAGATAACTGCTTTGGTATATGCGAGCATTGTATGAAAAGTATAAAAACAATAGCAGATTCGTATCAAGATGAAATAATAAGTTATGGGTATTATGGAGGAGTATTAAAAGATTTAATACTTAAATTTAAATATAAAAGCAATTTTACAGCAGGAGATATATTAGCAGAATTTTTAGAAGAATATATTATAAGAAACTTGAAATATCAGGAGTATGTAATAACCTATATACCACTATCAAAAAAATCTAAAAAGATTAGGGGATTTAATCAGTGTGAGTATATAGCAAAGAAAATAGCTAATGATTTATCAATTGAAGCTCTAGAAGTTTTGATAAAGGATAAAGAAACCAAAGAACAGAAAAAATTAAAGAAGGATGAAAGATATGAAAATATAAAAGATGCTTTCAAAATAAAAAAGGGATTAGAAATTGGAAAATATAATATTATACTGGTAGATGATGTAACAACTACAGGTGCAACTCTTAAAGAAGCTTATAAATTATTAAGAAAATATCAAGTAAAAGACATAAAACTCTTGACCTTAGCTAAAAGTCATATATAA
- the hpf gene encoding ribosome hibernation-promoting factor, HPF/YfiA family, translated as MKVTVIAKNMELTDALKEIVQKKISKLEKYFEVNVEAKATLSVQKNRHKIEVMIPFNGVVLRGEESTSDMYKSLDLVEDKLERQIRKQKTRLSRKHSGSLRFGEINNIDIKPSEEDDGKLVKVKKFGVKPMNSEEAILQMDLLGHNFFVYQDADSSKVNVIYKRKDGDYGLLEPEFI; from the coding sequence ATGAAAGTCACAGTTATAGCAAAAAATATGGAACTAACAGATGCGCTAAAAGAAATAGTGCAAAAAAAGATAAGCAAATTGGAAAAGTATTTTGAAGTGAATGTAGAAGCTAAGGCTACACTAAGTGTTCAAAAAAATAGACATAAAATAGAAGTTATGATTCCTTTTAATGGAGTAGTATTAAGAGGCGAAGAATCAACTTCTGATATGTATAAATCTCTTGACTTAGTGGAAGATAAATTAGAAAGACAAATTAGAAAACAAAAAACTAGATTATCTAGAAAACATAGTGGGTCATTGAGATTTGGAGAAATAAATAATATAGATATTAAGCCATCAGAAGAGGACGATGGTAAATTGGTTAAGGTAAAGAAATTTGGGGTAAAACCAATGAATTCTGAAGAGGCAATTCTTCAAATGGATTTATTAGGACATAATTTCTTTGTATATCAAGATGCAGATAGTAGTAAAGTAAATGTAATTTATAAGAGAAAAGATGGGGATTATGGTTTGTTAGAACCAGAATTCATATAA